Sequence from the Clostridium cylindrosporum DSM 605 genome:
TTCCAAGAATAGGATAGGATAAGGTATTGTCTCCCCATAAAGCTTTAAATTGAATATCTGAAATTAGGTCCTCAGGAAGATCCTCATACATACTTATTTCTTCTAGTATAACAGATTTTTCTTTTTCTATTTCCTCTTCTAAAAAGCTAGGGTTAATAACCATATCAGATAAAACATCAATTCCAGTATCAAAATGTGTGTCTAACAGTTTTACATAATAACAAGTAGATTCTCTAGATGTAAAGGCATTTAATTGACCACCAAGTGATTCTATTTCCTCTGATATTTGCTTTGAAGTCCTATTTTTAGTTCCTTTAAAAAGCATATGTTCTAAAAAGTGAGAAATTCCATTGTTATTTTGATTCTCAAACCTTGAGCCGCTTTTTATCCATACACCTATGCTTATTGACTTTACATATGGTATATGTTCATAAATAACTTTAAGTCCGTTATTTAGTGTGTATCTTTTGTACATAAAGTACCTCCTAAGTCGTTATTACATAAATCGATTATAGATTATATAACTTGTTAAATCAATAAAAACTATTCTGTAATATTTAATATCTCATTAACAGTTATTATTTCATAGCCTTGTGATTTTATGTATGAAATAATAGAGTCAAGTGACTTTTCTGTAATCTCTTTAGGATGCATAAGAATAATTCCTCCTGGATTAAGCTTCTTATTAACCCTTTTTAGAATAATATCAGTTGATGCATCATCTCTCCAATCAATTGTATCAATATTAAAAGTTACTAACTTATGATTAGCTTGATTTACAATTTTTTGTGTATACTCATCAAAATCTCCATATGGGGGTTCAAATATTGTAGTTTCAATTCCAAGTTCACTTTTTAAAAGGTCATGAGTAAGGTTTATTTCCTTTATATTATCTTCTAAGCTAAGTTGCGTAGGCTTTTTATGATAATATCCATGATTTTGAATATCATGGCCAGAGTCCTTCATTTGTTTTATCATTTCTATATTCTTTTTACCCCATACTCCTCCTATGAAGAAACTTATTTTAGTATCATGTTTCTTTAGTGTTTCAAGCATTGAAGGTAGAAGGTCCTCCCCTTCATAAACATTACATGCAATTGCTACAACTTTTTTATCGGTTTGAATTTTATCTATGGGGGTTATGCTACTTTTAAATACTGGCTTATCACCATTAAATAAAAGTCCTACACCTAACATTAAGAGCATTCCTACCCCTAAAAAAGTTATCATTCGTAGTATTGGTTTCTTTTTAAACATATTACACCTTTTATAAAAATTACTATACAGTTAATTTTATTAATAATACATTGATAAAAGAACATAAAAAAAAGGCTTTTATAAGCCCTTTTAGAAATTATTCTTTTGTATCTGTTGGTTCTGCATTTATATCTGTTGATTCTGTATTTTCAGGTGTTTCCTTCTTTATAGCATCTTTTCTTGAAAGATTAATTCTTCCTTGTTGATCTATTTCTACAACTTTAACAAGAATTTCATCTCCGATACTAACTACATCTTCAACTTTATTAACTCTTTCATGTGCAAGTTTTGAAATATGAACAAGGCCTTCTTTACCTGGAAGAACTTCAACAAAAGCACCAAATGCGGTAATTCTGTTAACCTTTCCAAGATAAATTTCTCCCTTTTCTACTTCTTTAACTATACCTTCGATTATAGTTTTAGCATTATTACCTGACTCAGTATTTGGAGCACAGATAAATAGTCTTCCGTCATCCTCGATGTCAATTTTAACTCCTGTTTCTGCTATAATCTTATTTATAGTCTTTCCACCTGGTCCTATAACATCACGAATCTTATCAGGATGTATATTCATAGAAAGTATTCTTGGCGCATATGGTGAAAGATCATTCTTAGGAGTTGGAATAGTAGCTAGCATATTTTCAAGAATTTTCATTCTTGCAATTCTAGCTTTTTCAACTGTTTCCTTTATAATATCCTCAGGGATACCCTTAATCTTAGTATCAACTTGAATAGCTGTTATACCTTTTTCTGTTCCTGCAACCTTAAAGTCCATATCTCCAAAGAAATCTTCAATACCTTGGATATCAGTTAAAACTTCAAATTCACTAGCATCATCATTAGTTACAAGTCCCATAGCTATACCTGCAACAGGTCTCTTAATAGGAACTCCTGCATCCATTAGTGCAAGTGTGCTTGCACAAACGCTCGCCTGTGAAGTTGACCCATTTGAACTTATAACCTCAGATACAAGCCTTACTGTATATGGGAACTCATTTTCATCTGGAATCACAGGTTCAAGTGCCTTTTCTGCAAGTGCTCCGTGCCCAATCTCACGTCTTCCTGGTCCTCTTAAGAATCTAACTTCTCCAACACTATATGGAGGGAAATTGTAGTGATGCATATATCTCTTTGATTCTTCTTCGCTAAGCCCGTCAAGTACTTGAACATCTCCTAGAGCACCAAGAGTTGCAACTGTAAGTACTTGAGTTTGACCTCTTTGGAATACCCCTGAACCATGTGTTCTTGGAAGAATTGATACATCACTTGTAAGTTCTCTTATCTCATCAAAATTTCTTCCATCAGGTCTTGTTTTTTCATCAAGAACCATTTTTCTAACTTGCTTTTTTTGCATGTTATATATTACATTATCAATGTCTTTTTCTTTTTCAGGGAATATCTCTTCAAAGTGTGAGAAGACTTTATCCTTAAGTATATCTACTTTCTCTTGTCTTTCTTCTTTATTTGTACACTTCATAGCTTCCCAAAGTTCATCATAAGCAAAATCTGTAACTGCAGTTTCAATTTCTTCTGGAACCTTGTAAAGTTCTGGAACAACTTTTTCTTTTCCAACCTTAGATATAACTTCTTCTTGGAATGCTACTGATTCCTTACATGCTTCAAATCCAAGCATAATAGCTTCGTACATTATATCCTCTGGAATTTCATCCCCATCAGCTTCAATCATCATAACTCTTTCCTTAGTAGCACAAACAGTTAGACGAAGATCACTTTTTTCTCTTTGTTCTAAAGTAGGGTTAATAATAAGCTTCCCATCTACTCTACCAACAAGAACTGCACCTAGTGGCCCTTGGAAAGGTATATCGGATATTGAAAGTGCAAGTGAAGCTCCATTTATAGCAAGTATTTCTGGAGAATTGTCAGAATCTACTGATAAAACAGTACACACCACTTGAACATCATTAAAATATCCCTTAGGGAAAAGTGGTCTAATAGGTCTATCGATTGCTCTTGCTGAAAGTATAGCCTTTTCTGTAGGTCTACCTTCACGCTTTATAAATCCTCCTGGGATTTTTCCTACTGAATATAATCTTTCTTCATAATCTACACTTAGTGGGAAAAAGTCTATCCCATCCTTAGGTTTTGCTGTTGAGTTTGCATTTACAAGTAAATATGTATCTCCATAGCTTATAAGAACTGAGCCATTAGATAATAGCGCATATTTACCTACTTCTGCTTTAAGTTTTCTATCTTTAAAAGTAGTTTCAAATATTTGGTGCATTAAGCAGCCTCCTTTCATCAGCACGGAAAGTACCATAATTATATTATGGATACTTTTTATAATTTTTACACTATGTATAAAAATATTATATCATAACAATATTGTGTAATGTTTAAATATTTTGGTGAAATAAAAAACTATAAAATAATAGAGCGGATTAACCGCCCTATTTATTACTTTCTTATTCCTAGTTCAGCTATTATAGCACGATATCTTTCGATATCCTTCTTCTTAAGGTAGTTAAGAAGACCTCTTCTAGCTCCAACCATCTTTAGTAGACCTCTTCTTGAGTGGTGATCTTTTTTGTGTTCCTTAAGATGTCCTGTTAAGTCGTTAATTCTCTTTGTAAGAATTGCAACTTGAACTTCTGGTGAACCTGTATCACCTTCGTGTCTTTGGTGCTTAAGTATAACTTCTTGCTTTATTGCTTTTTCCATTGTCATTACCTCCAAATAAATTATTATCCCCATATGCCAAGAAAATCGTTGGAGAATCGATAAACTTAGCATAGGTTCTTAAGTATTATATCAAACGCATTAATTGTTGTAAATATTATTTTTAAAGTATTCTTTACTATCTTTAATATCTATATTTACTCTTTTTATTAAATCTTCTACAGATGGAAATTTAGTTTCACCACGAAGAAATTCTAAAAACTCAACCTTTATATTTTTACCGTAAATGTTATTAGAAAAATCAAATATGTTAGTTTCCATAACCCTGTATTTACTTTCAACAGTAGGTGTATAGCCAACATTGGTTATAGATGGATAAATACTATTATCTATATGAGTTAGTGTAATATAAACACCATTTTTAAAGCATAGATTATCTTCTATGATAACATTTGCAGTTGGAAATCCAATAGTATGGGCAAGGCCCTTACCTTTTACTACTTCACCTATGCAAAATAAGTTATATCCTAAAAGTCTATTAGCTTCCTTAATATTACCTTGACTTATTTTTTCACGAATCACAGTACTTGATATTTTTTCACTTCCAAAGGATACTCTATCAACAACTTTTAAGTCAAAGTGAAATAAATCACTATAATGATTTAAAAGATCAGAGTTTCCTCTACCACCTTTGCCAAAGGTATAGTTATAACCACATACTATAGCTTTAGCATTTAGTCTTTTTACAAGTCCTTCTAAAAAGGTTAGATCATCAAGATTACGTAAAGATTCATCAAATTTTACGAAAAGTAAATAATCTACACCTAATGTTTCAATAATCTTAGACTTACTTTGATTATCTGTAATTAATTTAGGTGCATTTACTTTGTAAAGTAAGCTTCTTGGATGAATATCAAAGGTAAGAACAGCACTTTTTAGGTTTTTTTCTTTTGCAGTTTCAACTGCTTCTCTTATAATAGCTTGGTGACCTCTATGTACTCCATCAAAGGTTCCAAGGGCTATACACACTTCTTCACTTAGCTTTAGGCTTTCAAAATTCCCCTTAAATATCTTCATAATAAACACCTTTAAATTTGTTACTTACACCATTAACTTATCAATTTTAAAAATATTTGATTTAATATGTCCAACACCAATAAATGTGCTAGGCTTGATAAATGCCTTTACTTTTTCTCCATCTTTATATCCAGATAGTCCATCAAGCTTGATAGGATTCCCATTTAAAACTTTATCACTAAACTTATCATCTATGAATAACTCTTTCATAGAGATACCATAATTTATAGGGTAAAGTATATTATCTATATTTTCTAAATTAATATCATCTAGAATTACAGATCCATCAATATCAAAAGGTCCTGTTTTTGTTCTAAGAAGAAAACTCATATAAGCAGGACAATTAAGTGAATTACCAAGATCTCTACATATACTTCTAACATATGTTCCCTTTGAACAATTGATTTTGATTTGTGCTTTAGGAAGGTTAAAGCTTAAAAGCTCTATATTATATATAGTAACCTCTCTTTTAGGAACTTCAAACTCTATTCCTTGTCTTGCAAGGTCATATGCTCTTTGACCATTTATCTTAATTGCAGAATAAATTGGAGGAGTTTGTGTTATTCGTCCTTTAAAAAGTTCTAACTTTTCATTTACCATTTCCTTCGTTATATGAGAGTAATCTTTATCTTCTTCATATATAAAAGTACCATATTTATCACATGTATCAGACTCATTACCAAATGTAACTTCACATATATATTCTTTGCCTTGTTCTGTAAGGTATTCAACAATTTTTGTTCCCTTACCTATACAAATAGGCAACACTCCAGCAGCACCTGGATCAAGTGTTCCTGTATGACCTACTTTTTTAGTTCTTAGATTACGCCTAACAAATGAAACAACATCATGTGAAGTCATTCCAGGTGGCTTTAGTATGTTAAGTATTCCATTCATATTATAGTAAATTCCCCTTTATTTCAGCTAGTAACTTTGCTTTAATTTCTTCAAAAGTTCCATTTATTGCACAACCAGCAGCTTTAGTATGACCACCACCGCCGAAGGTTTCAGCAACACATCTTACGTCAAAGTAATCCTTTGACCTTAAGCTGATTTTATAAAGTTCAGGATGTTTTTCCTTTATAAGTATTCCAACTTCTACTGTGTCTATGTCCCTTGCAATATTAACAAGATCTCCAGAGTCATTTTCATTAACATTAGATTTCGTTAACATATCCTGTGTTACATATAAAAGAGCTACTTTTTCATTAAAATATAGTTCAAGATTTGATGAAACTAGTGATGAAAGGATAACTTGTTCCTTAGTTTTTTCACTTAGAAGTTTAGTATAGATTTTTGAATGATCTATATTAAATTCTAAAAGTTTAGAAACAGTTATCAATGTAGAGGGTTTAGTATTAGAATACTTAAAACCTCCTGTATCAGAAAGAATTGATACATATAGACACATTGCTACCTTTTCATTAATTGGAAGATTACCTTCAGCTAGAATATTATAAATAATTTCTCCAACACTTGACATGTCAGGAATTACGAGGTTAACATCACCATACATATCATTAGAAAGATGATGATCTATATTAACTACTTTTCCACTAGCTAAAAGAGATTCTGAGAAACTACCAAGTCTCTTAATATCTCCACAGTCAAGAGCAAAAATTATATCATATTCTTTGGGACTAAATGAATTAAGTATATTTGGGGCTCCAGGAATAAATGATAGTCTTTTAGGAATTTCATCGTCAAGATATACATCTACACACTTTGAATATGAGACTAAACTATTATATAGACCTAACATAGAACCCATACAATCTCCATCAGGAGATGTATGGGATACTATTGCAAAATTATTATTAGAATTTATTAGGTCTATAATATCTTGTATATTATTCACCTTTATTTATATCTGAAAGTATTTTATTAATGTGTAGGCCATGTTCTAATGACTCATCGATTTCAAATAGAATCTCTGGAGTATATCTCACTTTAATTCTACTTCCAACTTCACGTCTTATATATCCTGATGCACTTCTTAAACCTTCAATACACTTAACTTTATCTTCTTTTTCTCCAAATACACTTATATATGCCTTTGCATATCTTAAATCTCTAGTAACATCTACTCTTGTTACAGTAGTAAGAATAGGTATTCTAGGATCTTTTAGATTATTTTGAATTATTTCACTTAGGATCTTTCTAATTTCTTCAGAAAGCCTAACAGTTCTATTAAATGCCATATACTACTTCACCTCTATTTTCTTTCAATTTCTTCCATAGTATATCCCTCGATAACGTCTCCCTCTTTAATATCATTAAATCTATCTATAGTTACACCACATTCATATCCTGTGGCAACTTCCTTAACGTCATCTTTGAATCTCTTAAGTGATGATAATTTTCCTTCAAAAATAACAACACTGTCTCTAATTACTCTAATGCCATTATTTCTATTAAGTTTACCTTCATCAACATAAGCCCCAGCTATTGTTCCAACACTTGAAACTTTAAATGTAGCTCTTACACTTAGTTTTGCTGTAATTACCTCTTTATATACAGGGTCAAGCATACCCTTCATAGCAGCTGTAATATCATCAATTGCATGGTAGATTATTCTATAAGTTTTGATATCAACCTTTTCTTTTTCTGCTAATTGTCTAGCTATAGAATCAGGTCTAACATTAAATCCTATAATTATAGCATTAGAAGCTGATGCTAGGGTTATATCTGTTTCTGTAATAGCACCTACACCACCATGAATAACCTTAACTCTAACTTCTTCATTAGATAGTTTTTCAAGTGATTGCTTAACAGCTTCAACTGAACCTTGAACGTCAGCCTTAACAACTAGATTAAGGTCCTTAACATTACCTTCTTGAATTTGGCTAAATAGTTCCTCAAGAGAAAGCTTTGCAGTACTTGCATAGTATTTTTCTCTGTTTTTAGTTTCTACTATTTGGGCCACTTGTCTTGCAGTTTTTTCATCTTGTACAGCATAGATTATGTCTCCACCTGATGGAGCATGTGAAAGTCCAAGTACTTCAACAGGAATTGATGGTCCTGCTTCCTTAACATTTTGCCCCTTATCATTAATCATTGCTCTTACTTTACCATATGCAGATTCAACTACAATTGAGTCTCCAACTTTCAAAGTTCCATTTTGAACAAGGATAGTTGCAACTGGTCCTCTTCCCTTATCAAGTTGTGCCTCTACAACTATACCCTTAGCTAATCTATTTGGATTAGCCTTAAGATCTTGCATTTCAGCTAAAAGAATTACCATTTCAAGTAGGTTATCGATACCTTCTCCTGTTTTCGCTGATACAGGAACGCAAACAGTATCTCCACCCCAGTCTTCAGCAAGTAATTCATGTTCTGTAAGTTCTTGCTTAACTCTATCTGGGTTAGCAGCTGGTTTATCCATTTTATTAATAGCAACTATTATTGGAACT
This genomic interval carries:
- a CDS encoding polysaccharide deacetylase family protein, which gives rise to MLLMLGVGLLFNGDKPVFKSSITPIDKIQTDKKVVAIACNVYEGEDLLPSMLETLKKHDTKISFFIGGVWGKKNIEMIKQMKDSGHDIQNHGYYHKKPTQLSLEDNIKEINLTHDLLKSELGIETTIFEPPYGDFDEYTQKIVNQANHKLVTFNIDTIDWRDDASTDIILKRVNKKLNPGGIILMHPKEITEKSLDSIISYIKSQGYEIITVNEILNITE
- a CDS encoding polyribonucleotide nucleotidyltransferase, translating into MHQIFETTFKDRKLKAEVGKYALLSNGSVLISYGDTYLLVNANSTAKPKDGIDFFPLSVDYEERLYSVGKIPGGFIKREGRPTEKAILSARAIDRPIRPLFPKGYFNDVQVVCTVLSVDSDNSPEILAINGASLALSISDIPFQGPLGAVLVGRVDGKLIINPTLEQREKSDLRLTVCATKERVMMIEADGDEIPEDIMYEAIMLGFEACKESVAFQEEVISKVGKEKVVPELYKVPEEIETAVTDFAYDELWEAMKCTNKEERQEKVDILKDKVFSHFEEIFPEKEKDIDNVIYNMQKKQVRKMVLDEKTRPDGRNFDEIRELTSDVSILPRTHGSGVFQRGQTQVLTVATLGALGDVQVLDGLSEEESKRYMHHYNFPPYSVGEVRFLRGPGRREIGHGALAEKALEPVIPDENEFPYTVRLVSEVISSNGSTSQASVCASTLALMDAGVPIKRPVAGIAMGLVTNDDASEFEVLTDIQGIEDFFGDMDFKVAGTEKGITAIQVDTKIKGIPEDIIKETVEKARIARMKILENMLATIPTPKNDLSPYAPRILSMNIHPDKIRDVIGPGGKTINKIIAETGVKIDIEDDGRLFICAPNTESGNNAKTIIEGIVKEVEKGEIYLGKVNRITAFGAFVEVLPGKEGLVHISKLAHERVNKVEDVVSIGDEILVKVVEIDQQGRINLSRKDAIKKETPENTESTDINAEPTDTKE
- the rpsO gene encoding 30S ribosomal protein S15, which produces MEKAIKQEVILKHQRHEGDTGSPEVQVAILTKRINDLTGHLKEHKKDHHSRRGLLKMVGARRGLLNYLKKKDIERYRAIIAELGIRK
- a CDS encoding bifunctional riboflavin kinase/FAD synthetase, which encodes MKIFKGNFESLKLSEEVCIALGTFDGVHRGHQAIIREAVETAKEKNLKSAVLTFDIHPRSLLYKVNAPKLITDNQSKSKIIETLGVDYLLFVKFDESLRNLDDLTFLEGLVKRLNAKAIVCGYNYTFGKGGRGNSDLLNHYSDLFHFDLKVVDRVSFGSEKISSTVIREKISQGNIKEANRLLGYNLFCIGEVVKGKGLAHTIGFPTANVIIEDNLCFKNGVYITLTHIDNSIYPSITNVGYTPTVESKYRVMETNIFDFSNNIYGKNIKVEFLEFLRGETKFPSVEDLIKRVNIDIKDSKEYFKNNIYNN
- the truB gene encoding tRNA pseudouridine(55) synthase TruB; amino-acid sequence: MNGILNILKPPGMTSHDVVSFVRRNLRTKKVGHTGTLDPGAAGVLPICIGKGTKIVEYLTEQGKEYICEVTFGNESDTCDKYGTFIYEEDKDYSHITKEMVNEKLELFKGRITQTPPIYSAIKINGQRAYDLARQGIEFEVPKREVTIYNIELLSFNLPKAQIKINCSKGTYVRSICRDLGNSLNCPAYMSFLLRTKTGPFDIDGSVILDDINLENIDNILYPINYGISMKELFIDDKFSDKVLNGNPIKLDGLSGYKDGEKVKAFIKPSTFIGVGHIKSNIFKIDKLMV
- a CDS encoding DHH family phosphoesterase, coding for MNNIQDIIDLINSNNNFAIVSHTSPDGDCMGSMLGLYNSLVSYSKCVDVYLDDEIPKRLSFIPGAPNILNSFSPKEYDIIFALDCGDIKRLGSFSESLLASGKVVNIDHHLSNDMYGDVNLVIPDMSSVGEIIYNILAEGNLPINEKVAMCLYVSILSDTGGFKYSNTKPSTLITVSKLLEFNIDHSKIYTKLLSEKTKEQVILSSLVSSNLELYFNEKVALLYVTQDMLTKSNVNENDSGDLVNIARDIDTVEVGILIKEKHPELYKISLRSKDYFDVRCVAETFGGGGHTKAAGCAINGTFEEIKAKLLAEIKGNLL
- the rbfA gene encoding 30S ribosome-binding factor RbfA; translated protein: MAFNRTVRLSEEIRKILSEIIQNNLKDPRIPILTTVTRVDVTRDLRYAKAYISVFGEKEDKVKCIEGLRSASGYIRREVGSRIKVRYTPEILFEIDESLEHGLHINKILSDINKGE
- the infB gene encoding translation initiation factor IF-2, encoding MSKVRIYELAKQIDISSKELIDLLNKEFGIEVKNHMSVIEGDEATIITEFIEDLKKSKENGDESAPVSKFEEHEKYEDHDVVEKTFVKKKNKGKSKRDDNLSSKDDDDMEIGLIAIPESIRVKDFCEKINKPTTEVIKKLMLMGVMANVNNEINFETAEKIAEQYDLLLEVEQVKEKEEVLVNDYEDDEKDLVKRPPVVTVMGHVDHGKTSLLDYIRNAKVTSTEAGGITQHIGAYTVNVNDEKIVFLDTPGHAAFTSMRARGAQATDIAILVVAADDGVMPQTAEAINHAKAAGVPIIVAINKMDKPAANPDRVKQELTEHELLAEDWGGDTVCVPVSAKTGEGIDNLLEMVILLAEMQDLKANPNRLAKGIVVEAQLDKGRGPVATILVQNGTLKVGDSIVVESAYGKVRAMINDKGQNVKEAGPSIPVEVLGLSHAPSGGDIIYAVQDEKTARQVAQIVETKNREKYYASTAKLSLEELFSQIQEGNVKDLNLVVKADVQGSVEAVKQSLEKLSNEEVRVKVIHGGVGAITETDITLASASNAIIIGFNVRPDSIARQLAEKEKVDIKTYRIIYHAIDDITAAMKGMLDPVYKEVITAKLSVRATFKVSSVGTIAGAYVDEGKLNRNNGIRVIRDSVVIFEGKLSSLKRFKDDVKEVATGYECGVTIDRFNDIKEGDVIEGYTMEEIERK